The Brenneria rubrifaciens genome has a window encoding:
- a CDS encoding heme/hemin ABC transporter substrate-binding protein: MKNWLFPLLFALPLSASAAERLVSIGGDVTEIIYALGAEKDLVARDSTSLRPKAATALPDVGYMRQLNTEGILAMKPSRVIASELSQPSLVLQQVAESGTQVIHVPATPALETVPQKISVISQALNKEAEGKKLTATYQQQLAAVAKTPLPVNVLFILSHGGMTAMAAGKNTPADTIIRSVGLKNAMQSVERYQPLSQEGVIASAPDLILISSQGLKSLGGEAQIWKLPGLALTPAGKNNRLLVVDDMAILGFTLETPALMATLRQTAEKIK; the protein is encoded by the coding sequence ATGAAAAACTGGCTATTCCCGTTACTCTTCGCGTTGCCGCTGAGCGCATCTGCCGCCGAGCGTCTTGTCTCTATCGGGGGTGACGTTACTGAGATTATCTATGCCCTGGGCGCGGAGAAAGATCTGGTAGCCCGCGACAGCACCAGTCTGCGCCCGAAGGCCGCCACCGCATTGCCGGATGTCGGCTACATGCGCCAGCTCAATACCGAAGGTATTCTGGCCATGAAACCGTCGCGAGTGATCGCCAGCGAACTGTCTCAGCCTTCACTGGTTTTACAACAGGTTGCTGAAAGCGGCACGCAGGTCATTCACGTGCCGGCCACACCCGCGCTGGAAACCGTACCGCAAAAAATCAGCGTCATTTCACAAGCCCTGAATAAAGAAGCGGAGGGCAAGAAGCTGACGGCCACCTACCAGCAGCAACTCGCCGCCGTCGCCAAGACGCCCTTGCCGGTTAATGTCCTGTTCATTCTTAGTCACGGCGGTATGACGGCGATGGCCGCCGGGAAGAACACGCCGGCGGATACGATTATCCGTAGCGTCGGATTGAAAAACGCGATGCAGAGCGTGGAACGTTATCAGCCGCTTTCTCAGGAAGGTGTGATCGCCAGCGCGCCAGATCTGATTCTCATCTCTAGTCAGGGACTGAAAAGTCTGGGCGGCGAGGCGCAGATCTGGAAATTGCCCGGACTGGCGCTGACCCCGGCGGGCAAGAACAACCGTCTGCTGGTGGTCGATGACATGGCGATACTTGGCTTTACGCTGGAAACGCCGGCATTGATGGCGACACTGCGTCAGACCGCAGAAAAAATCAAATGA